One window of the Carassius auratus strain Wakin chromosome 20, ASM336829v1, whole genome shotgun sequence genome contains the following:
- the atf3 gene encoding cyclic AMP-dependent transcription factor ATF-3, producing the protein MMLQHPGLGSLEISASALVPCLSPPGSLTLDDFTNFTPLVKEELRYAIQNKRLSNGMSTLTTDRACMNTERPTELPVMKREVIPEESERRKRRRERNKIAAAKCRNKKKEKTDNLQKESEKLESINAELKAQIEELKNQKQQLVYMLNLHRPTCIVRAQNGQTPEDERKLFIQQIKETTLQGLNLTTSGPTHTSIPTSCGHL; encoded by the exons ATGATGCTTCAGCATCCTGGTTTGGGTTCCTTGGAGATCAGTGCATCTGCTTTGGTACCCTGCCTCTCCCCGCCCGGCTCACTCACGCTGGACGACTTCACCAACTTCACTCCATTAGTGAAAGAGGAGCTGCGCTACGCCATCCAGAACAAACGCCTGTCCAACGGCATGAGCACCCTGACCACTGACCGAGCGTGTATGAACACTGAACGTCCCACTGAACTACCTGTGATGAAGCGGGAG gTCATTCCAGAGGAGAGTgaaaggagaaaaagaagaagGGAAAGAAACAAAATTGCAGCAGCAAAATGCCGAaacaagaaaaaagagaaaacagacaatTTACAAAAG GAGTCCGAGAAGTTGGAGTCCATCAATGCCGAGTTGAAAGCCCAGATTGAGGAGCTGAAGAACCAAAAGCAGCAGCTAGTTTACATGCTCAACCTGCATAGGCCCACCTGTATCGTCCGAGCTCAGAACGGCCAGACCCCTGAAGACGAGAGGAAGCTCTTCATCCAGCAAATCAAAGAGACCACCCTGCAAGGTCTGAATCTTACCACAAGTGGACCAACGCACACCTCAATACCAACTAGCTGTGGGCATCTCTAA
- the pex3 gene encoding peroxisomal biogenesis factor 3 has product MLSSTWNFIKRHRRKFIFAGVFVGGVYLLGKYAQRKIQEMQEREAAEYIAQARRQFHFESNQRTCNMTVLSMLPTLREAIIHHLNSESLTALLKTKPANKLEIWEDLKIISFTRSVVAVYSTCMLVVLLRVQLNIIGGYLYLDNSVTKNGTTPLAPPDVQQQYLSSIQHLLGAGLIELITVVKKAVQEVLGPVSLKQSLSLQELEQQLSQIRQLVEEGCASSKHKSLSWYMMPDEENTLASQACGLTENDVTTIKLLNETRDMLESPDFTTVLRTCLSRGFIRFLDNMSEFFRPPQEDSNTSSTPDRLSHVSLPLAKIIPIINGQIHSICSEIPSHFVQDLLLIDQVKEFAANVYETFSTPQELQK; this is encoded by the exons atgttgagtTCTACATGGAATTTCATCAAACGCCATAGGAGGAAATTCATCTTCGCTGGGGTTTTTGTTGGAG GTGTCTATCTACTTGGTAAGTATGCACAAAGAAAAATTCAGGAGATGCAGGAGCGAGAGGCAGCCGAATACATCGCTCAGGCTCGGAGACAGTTTCATTTTGAAAGCAACCAGAGGACATGCAACATGacag TGTTATCAATGCTCCCCACTCTTCGAGAGGCAATCATACATCACCTGAACTCAGAGAGCCTCACCGCTTTGCTGAAGACTAA GCCAGCTAATAAACTTGAAATCTGGGAGGATCTAAAGATTATTA GTTTTACCCGCAGCGTTGTGGCGGTTTACAGCACTTGCATGCTGGTGGTGCTACTCAGAGTTCAGCTCAACATAATTGGTGGCTACTTGTACCTGGACAACTCTGTGACAAAGAATGGAACG ACCCCCTTGGCCCCTCCTGATGTCCAACAACAATATCTGTCAAGTATCCAACACCTTCTTGGAGCAG GGCTCATTGAACTGATAACCGTGGTGAAGAAAGCTGTTCAGGAAGTTCTTGGACC GGTGTCTCTGAAGCAGAGTTTGTCCCTTCAAGAGTTGGAGCAACAGTTAAGTCAGATCAGACAGTTAGTGGAGGAGGGCTGTGCGTCCTCTAAACACAAAAGTCTTTCTTGGTACATGATGCCTGATGAAGAGAACACACTAGCCTCGCAG gcttgtGGTCTCACGGAGAATGATGTCACAACAATAAAGCTGCTAAATGAAACCAGAGATATGCTTGAAAG tccagacttcactactgtacttcgTACTTGCTTGAGCCGAGGCTTTATCCGCTTCCTAGACAACATGTCAGAGTTTTTCCGACCCCCACAGGAAGACTCCAACACCTCCAGCACACCTGACCG GTTATCACATGTAAGCCTCCCACTAGCCAAAATCATTCCCATCATCAACGGACAAATACATTCAATATGCAGCGAAATACCCAGTCACTTTGTCCAG GATCTCTTATTGATAGACCAGGTGAAAGAGTTTGCCGCCAACGTGTACGAAACGTTCAGCACGCCTCAGGAACTTCAGAAGTGA
- the batf3 gene encoding basic leucine zipper transcriptional factor ATF-like 3, protein MSLFSATSNFTRSDAPALRLFRKSESSDDEDKRLKRREKNRVAAQRSRKRQTQRADELHEAYECLEQENSLLRKEVQLLLEEQQRLTDALKAHEPLCPVLNCGMTSTSRSAGTVSPEFMSR, encoded by the exons ATGTCACTTTTCAGTGCGACAAGTAACTTTACACGAAGTGATGCTCCAGCTTTACGGTTATTTCGAAAGAGTGAG AGCTCTGATGATGAAGACAAAAGGttgaaaagaagagaaaagaaccGAGTTGCTGCACAGAGGAGCCGTAAAAGACAAACTCAGAGAGCTGATGAGTTGCATGAG GCATATGAATGTCTGGAACAGGAGAACAGCCTGCTGAGGAAAGAAGTCCAGCTTTTGTTAGAGGAACAGCAACGCTTGACAGATGCCCTCAAAGCCCATGAGCCTTTGTGCCCTGTCTTGAACTGTGGTATGACCTCAACATCAAGGTCCGCAGGCACAGTGTCACCTGAGTTTATGTCTAGATAG